One genomic window of Gracilinema caldarium DSM 7334 includes the following:
- a CDS encoding FAD binding domain-containing protein, producing the protein MEDQYNLPHNQVFSPYNLAELFQFWNRFPDAVLCSGGTDLLRRQRNRIFALPQNLISLDKVEELQKINRTERHLEIGAAICLSDIPRIGKIVPEPLVAIINSIGNPRLRNLASIGGAIMSSHRYSDIHSILIAQDATYELKSASNSRWISASKFVVSGPQLLQEEQALISRIRIPLTQWTYMFHKKIGNINRDDPNGGTFLLLCSIEKDIITDLRIIFVGSIILRFKDMETHLVGQSIPLDEKIADTLIYEYSSFITEKILDNNYLQHSIIRSMKASLYNIV; encoded by the coding sequence ATGGAAGATCAATATAATCTACCACATAATCAGGTATTTAGTCCCTATAATCTTGCAGAATTATTTCAATTTTGGAATCGATTCCCTGATGCGGTATTATGTTCTGGTGGTACTGACCTGCTAAGGCGGCAAAGAAACCGCATATTTGCATTACCCCAAAATCTCATTTCGCTAGATAAGGTAGAGGAATTACAAAAAATAAACCGCACAGAACGACATCTTGAAATTGGAGCTGCAATTTGTCTATCTGATATACCGAGAATAGGGAAAATTGTACCAGAACCATTAGTTGCTATCATCAATTCCATCGGCAACCCACGCCTGAGAAATCTTGCAAGCATCGGAGGGGCCATTATGAGTAGTCATCGATATTCAGATATCCATTCAATCTTGATAGCCCAGGATGCCACATATGAATTAAAATCCGCTTCCAATTCTCGGTGGATTTCTGCTAGCAAATTTGTTGTCTCTGGACCCCAGCTCTTACAAGAAGAGCAAGCCCTTATTAGTAGAATACGAATCCCCTTAACTCAATGGACCTATATGTTTCATAAAAAAATAGGAAATATTAATAGAGACGATCCAAATGGAGGCACATTTTTATTACTTTGCAGCATAGAAAAAGATATAATAACAGATCTCCGTATTATTTTTGTTGGTTCAATAATCCTTCGGTTTAAAGATATGGAGACTCATCTTGTAGGACAAAGTATTCCCCTCGATGAAAAGATAGCTGATACTTTAATCTATGAATATTCATCATTTATTACTGAAAAAATTCTAGATAATAATTACCTACAACATTCAATTATTCGATCAATGAAAGCATCATTATACAATATTGTCTAA
- a CDS encoding xanthine dehydrogenase family protein molybdopterin-binding subunit, whose protein sequence is MEQIHRVGTIEELILQGMLYGYILRSPVASGTLIRINTPKLSSSYTLITARDIPGIPYLTFNATRLPIFASSTITYIGEPVALLVGPDRNKLEDILRSTEIIAEEEVPQFDCSIFTSDRIIAKKSIPNKDIDTFFKRKSLITEGTYSTAIQEHWYPECHGALASYSYDKMIIRTATQWPYHVRQAVATMLGVSENDIIVEPTVLGTHLDGKLWYPSLIACFAGLATYICKKPVKVLLSRIEDFQYSPKRPASKIVLRTATGKEGELIALESRPIVNMGSNGPFAEEFIGRLSLGTMGAYRCPHYKLEAYAVHSNLPPAGPLAGFGFSQANFAIESHIWSITDRLQINPLEWRKKNALCKGDTLIAGIPIRDAVPSEVLLDSVAAMSDFNRKWSSYELLSRYHRSLHKFPIEKSLRGIGVSLGYQGNGLLFEGADKGNFGIEVTLEKSGSLVIKTSAIISSEETQSIWAAIAEDILGIPASTIEFAPIRTDQVPDSGPSCLSRNTTIITKLVQRACEAIRKQRFRDPLPITVKRQFRPTKAMKDGLPFTMLSWGSAVVEVEIEPITLRPQTRGIWLIVDGGKILSEQRARRSIQLASLQALQWACGDNLSYENGLIPPEVMELHSIQLQYNPPPVSVEFLWNDSEHPKGIGELPFTLIPGAFAQAVSQAIGKSMRTLPIRSLDIEQALQSREELT, encoded by the coding sequence GTGGAACAAATACACAGAGTGGGGACAATAGAAGAACTCATCTTGCAGGGTATGCTCTATGGTTACATACTCCGTTCACCGGTTGCCTCGGGGACCCTGATTCGGATCAATACACCAAAACTATCTAGTTCTTATACCCTGATTACCGCCCGTGATATCCCCGGTATACCATACCTTACTTTTAATGCTACTCGCCTTCCAATTTTTGCTTCATCAACAATAACCTATATTGGTGAACCGGTAGCATTACTAGTCGGGCCTGACCGCAATAAACTGGAAGACATACTCCGATCAACTGAAATTATTGCAGAAGAAGAAGTTCCCCAATTCGACTGTTCAATCTTTACATCCGATCGGATTATAGCCAAAAAGAGCATACCAAATAAAGATATTGATACCTTTTTTAAGAGGAAAAGCCTCATTACAGAAGGAACCTATAGTACAGCAATCCAAGAACACTGGTACCCAGAATGCCATGGAGCCCTTGCAAGCTATAGCTATGACAAGATGATTATTCGTACCGCTACCCAGTGGCCATATCATGTCCGTCAGGCTGTTGCAACCATGTTAGGGGTCTCGGAAAATGACATTATTGTTGAACCTACTGTATTAGGTACCCATCTGGATGGAAAACTATGGTATCCATCCCTTATCGCTTGTTTTGCAGGCCTTGCAACATATATTTGTAAAAAACCAGTTAAGGTACTCCTAAGCCGCATTGAAGATTTTCAATATAGTCCCAAACGCCCCGCATCAAAGATTGTCCTCAGGACAGCAACAGGAAAAGAGGGTGAACTAATTGCTCTCGAAAGCCGTCCCATTGTAAATATGGGATCAAATGGTCCTTTCGCTGAGGAATTTATAGGACGCCTGAGTCTTGGAACCATGGGCGCCTATCGTTGTCCTCATTATAAACTGGAGGCTTATGCGGTGCACAGCAATCTGCCTCCAGCGGGGCCCTTAGCAGGGTTCGGTTTTTCTCAGGCAAATTTTGCAATAGAAAGTCATATCTGGTCAATAACAGATCGCCTGCAAATCAATCCTTTGGAATGGCGGAAAAAAAATGCCCTTTGCAAGGGGGACACCCTTATTGCTGGTATTCCTATACGGGATGCTGTACCTTCTGAAGTACTGCTTGATTCGGTAGCCGCCATGAGTGATTTTAACCGCAAATGGTCAAGTTATGAATTACTCAGCAGATATCATCGCAGTTTACATAAATTCCCTATCGAAAAATCTTTACGAGGTATTGGAGTCAGCTTAGGTTATCAAGGAAATGGTCTTCTTTTTGAAGGTGCAGATAAGGGAAATTTCGGTATTGAAGTTACCCTTGAGAAAAGCGGTTCCCTTGTTATAAAAACTAGCGCTATCATATCTAGCGAAGAAACACAATCGATATGGGCAGCCATTGCAGAGGATATTCTTGGTATACCGGCTTCCACTATAGAATTTGCTCCTATCCGTACTGATCAGGTTCCCGATTCGGGACCTTCATGCTTATCGAGAAATACCACGATTATTACCAAATTGGTACAGCGGGCTTGTGAAGCAATTCGTAAACAACGGTTTAGAGATCCCTTGCCAATAACAGTAAAACGACAATTTCGTCCTACCAAAGCAATGAAAGATGGACTTCCCTTTACCATGTTAAGTTGGGGATCCGCTGTAGTGGAAGTAGAGATAGAACCGATTACATTGAGACCTCAAACTCGGGGGATCTGGCTTATCGTTGATGGTGGGAAAATACTCTCAGAACAAAGAGCCCGTAGATCGATACAGCTCGCAAGTCTTCAGGCATTACAATGGGCATGCGGCGACAATCTATCCTATGAGAATGGCCTTATTCCACCGGAAGTTATGGAATTGCATTCCATCCAATTACAATATAATCCGCCTCCGGTTTCTGTGGAGTTCCTTTGGAATGACAGCGAGCACCCTAAAGGCATTGGAGAACTTCCCTTTACACTCATACCAGGAGCTTTTGCTCAGGCAGTCTCACAGGCAATTGGAAAATCCATGCGTACATTACCCATTCGTTCTTTGGATATTGAACAAGCTCTTCAAAGCAGAGAGGAACTTACATGA
- a CDS encoding capsule assembly Wzi family protein, whose translation MNIKKAKIIFLLLCFISLQSILFAQEVLKSIQEEYYDTLALNGVIQRPTLNYRTLSDSVWDTSNVSSDIWYNNNLGKKQQINDYISYRIYGPSLYSSYNSAVPFGQNDSLLWQGKGLNTSLSGGIRIEGYGFEITFKPEVVYSQNLPFDTLPSNTDSEYGYFWGYGPNVGIDNPQRFGDSAFFDWGFGDSEIRYTLHNWTVGFGTQNIWLGPAYLNPILHSNNAAPYPKVDLGLRKSPFNIPVWNYYLGDIEARIWTGYLTESDYFDNDSSNDHNMLHGLSLAFSPSFIPGLTLSANRTCLVKWKLENLRYILPAKANTYVGVADAGEDQKASLAFSWLFTEVGLELYGEIAKDDYSGAGFIVYPFHSIGYTVGLQKLLDFFPSEKIYGKLNIEINSLEMSQDFQFQWPYSFYFHHQVTQGYTNRGQILSNGYSPGGNSQYVSYSIFYPKGMTKVYIHRFNPDNNYIYKDTIGTENKEDASIKFNSWKTYFIYGFNSSIYIDKNTLLNIGFDIVNINNLLYYFDNTDISNFHIYFGINYYL comes from the coding sequence ATGAATATTAAAAAGGCAAAAATTATTTTTTTATTATTATGTTTTATTTCTTTACAATCTATACTATTTGCTCAAGAAGTATTAAAAAGCATACAAGAAGAATATTATGATACTCTTGCGTTAAACGGTGTAATACAAAGGCCAACGTTAAATTACCGAACCCTTTCCGATTCTGTGTGGGATACAAGCAATGTGAGTAGCGATATTTGGTATAATAATAATCTCGGCAAAAAGCAACAAATCAATGATTATATAAGCTATCGTATATATGGACCTTCCCTTTATTCTTCCTATAACAGCGCTGTTCCTTTTGGTCAGAATGATAGTTTACTCTGGCAAGGGAAGGGTTTAAATACAAGCCTTTCTGGAGGAATACGAATAGAGGGGTATGGTTTTGAAATCACCTTTAAGCCAGAAGTCGTATATAGCCAGAATTTACCCTTTGATACCTTACCTTCAAATACAGACAGTGAGTATGGTTATTTTTGGGGATATGGACCTAATGTAGGTATCGATAATCCACAACGATTCGGTGATTCTGCTTTCTTTGATTGGGGCTTTGGTGATAGTGAAATTAGATACACCCTTCATAATTGGACAGTTGGATTTGGCACTCAGAATATCTGGTTAGGACCAGCCTATCTTAATCCAATTTTACATTCTAATAATGCAGCCCCCTACCCCAAAGTAGACTTAGGACTACGGAAATCACCATTTAATATACCAGTATGGAACTATTATCTTGGAGACATCGAAGCTAGAATATGGACGGGATATCTTACTGAATCCGATTATTTTGATAACGATTCCAGTAACGACCATAACATGCTTCACGGTCTTTCTCTTGCGTTTTCTCCCTCATTTATTCCTGGTTTAACTTTAAGTGCAAACCGCACCTGCTTAGTTAAGTGGAAGTTGGAAAACCTACGATATATACTACCAGCAAAGGCAAATACCTATGTAGGTGTTGCCGATGCAGGTGAAGATCAGAAAGCCTCGTTAGCCTTTAGCTGGCTTTTTACTGAAGTCGGCTTAGAGCTATATGGAGAAATTGCGAAGGATGACTATTCAGGTGCAGGTTTTATTGTATATCCATTCCATTCGATTGGATATACGGTAGGTTTACAAAAACTGCTTGATTTTTTCCCCTCTGAAAAGATTTATGGGAAATTAAATATTGAAATTAATAGTCTTGAGATGTCCCAGGATTTCCAGTTCCAATGGCCCTACTCATTTTATTTTCATCATCAAGTAACACAGGGCTATACGAATAGAGGTCAAATCTTAAGCAATGGGTATTCACCGGGGGGTAACAGCCAATATGTTAGTTATAGTATTTTTTATCCTAAAGGGATGACTAAAGTATATATACACCGTTTTAATCCAGATAATAATTATATATATAAAGATACAATTGGAACTGAAAATAAAGAAGATGCATCAATTAAATTTAATTCATGGAAAACATATTTTATTTATGGTTTTAATTCTAGTATTTATATTGACAAAAACACTTTACTGAATATTGGTTTTGATATTGTAAATATTAATAATCTTTTATATTATTTTGATAATACTGATATTTCAAATTTTCATATTTATTTTGGAATTAATTATTATTTATAA
- a CDS encoding ABC transporter ATP-binding protein yields the protein MRKSIPLHHINNIFNLLNKKDRRKLIIVMFGSIVMGILEIVGVSSIMPFISVASNPDIIHTNQYLRCIYTYLHFTSEKHFLIALGLLMFFFMVIRNAFSAILMYIQVRFSQGCRHNLSLDLFRYYLGQKYVFFLGKNSYEFSKNINSEIEQIINGTIMQMVNLLTYSIQMVLIGIFLFIINPVSTLLIFIFITFVYSLIFLSSKRKVNQLGKARFYLNTERNRIVNEAFWGIKQVKISGNEIIFLNEFKPISKRLSLNVASEEVIGVLPKYVLEIVGVSAIIFYIMYVILQSERGFSEAITSISVYAYAGYRLMPTMQQFFRSLTKIKYSSHGTESIIKEFAIKVHAQPLPLPQSDTLPFTKKITLSHIIFTYPNKKQPAIKDISLEIKANSLVGFCGQTGSGKTTIVDIILGLLIPDSGTLAIDDVIITDHNRNLWQKNIGYVPQNIFLSNSSIKSNIAFGIPENQIDIEAVQRAAKMAQIDQFIEQELEDKYETKIGEQGICLSGGQRQRIGIARALYNNPSVLVMDEATSALDNKTETDVMNAIDNLAGKKTIILIAHRISTLKNCDVIFELSHGKLNRFGTYHELFDK from the coding sequence TTGAGAAAAAGCATTCCTTTACATCATATTAACAACATCTTCAATTTATTAAATAAAAAAGATAGAAGAAAACTCATTATTGTAATGTTTGGTTCGATAGTAATGGGCATATTAGAAATAGTTGGGGTAAGTTCTATTATGCCCTTTATTTCTGTTGCATCAAATCCTGACATTATTCATACTAATCAGTACCTTCGTTGTATCTATACATATTTGCATTTTACTTCTGAAAAACATTTTCTTATAGCTCTCGGTTTGTTAATGTTCTTTTTTATGGTTATAAGAAATGCATTTAGTGCAATCCTCATGTATATTCAGGTTCGTTTTAGCCAGGGTTGTAGACATAATCTATCTTTAGATTTATTTCGCTATTATCTTGGCCAAAAATATGTTTTTTTTCTTGGTAAAAATAGTTATGAATTTTCCAAGAATATAAATTCTGAAATTGAACAAATTATAAATGGCACTATAATGCAAATGGTTAATCTATTAACCTATAGCATTCAAATGGTATTAATTGGGATATTTTTATTCATAATTAATCCTGTAAGTACACTTTTAATATTTATTTTCATTACTTTTGTCTATTCATTAATTTTTTTAAGCTCAAAACGAAAAGTAAATCAACTCGGAAAAGCCAGGTTTTATCTGAATACTGAACGCAATAGAATAGTAAACGAAGCATTTTGGGGTATAAAACAAGTTAAAATTTCCGGAAATGAGATAATATTCCTCAATGAATTTAAACCAATTTCAAAGAGACTCTCTTTAAATGTCGCATCAGAAGAAGTAATTGGAGTCCTACCAAAATATGTTTTAGAAATTGTTGGGGTATCTGCAATTATTTTTTATATCATGTATGTTATTCTTCAATCAGAAAGGGGATTCTCTGAGGCTATTACTTCAATAAGTGTCTATGCATATGCTGGTTATCGACTGATGCCAACTATGCAACAATTCTTCCGTTCTTTAACGAAGATAAAATACAGTTCTCATGGTACTGAATCAATTATTAAAGAGTTCGCTATTAAAGTACACGCGCAGCCATTGCCATTACCTCAATCTGATACATTGCCTTTCACAAAGAAGATTACCCTTTCTCATATTATATTTACTTACCCTAATAAAAAACAACCTGCCATTAAAGATATTTCTTTAGAAATTAAAGCAAACTCGCTGGTTGGTTTTTGTGGACAAACAGGATCAGGAAAAACAACAATAGTAGATATTATTTTAGGTCTTCTCATACCCGACTCAGGGACACTAGCTATAGATGACGTTATTATTACTGATCATAATAGAAATTTATGGCAAAAAAATATTGGTTATGTTCCGCAGAATATTTTTTTATCCAATTCATCTATAAAATCTAACATAGCCTTTGGGATCCCGGAGAACCAGATAGATATTGAAGCTGTCCAAAGAGCTGCAAAAATGGCTCAGATAGATCAATTTATAGAACAAGAACTTGAAGATAAATACGAAACAAAAATTGGTGAGCAAGGCATCTGCCTCTCTGGTGGACAACGACAAAGGATCGGCATTGCACGGGCTTTATACAACAATCCATCAGTACTTGTAATGGATGAAGCGACCAGTGCGTTAGATAATAAAACTGAAACCGATGTTATGAATGCGATTGATAACTTAGCAGGTAAAAAAACTATTATTTTAATTGCCCATCGTATTTCAACACTGAAGAATTGCGATGTTATTTTTGAATTATCTCATGGTAAATTAAATAGATTTGGAACGTACCATGAATTATTTGATAAATAA
- a CDS encoding winged helix-turn-helix transcriptional regulator, producing MIQQQLYYRSMNIEYIDPELAILETIYDSSRQTNAVKQRDIAQSTGTSLGMTNAILKRLTQKGWITIKKINSRNIHYAITPDGVNEIARRSYRYFKRTIRNIVLYRDGLDLAINKAKCRGCTTVVLIGVSDLDFIVEHSCMRHGLTFLKVIELETAQPLLLHDYFIIFSESYEKPLDTHNSNQLYLFSLLANPGESFE from the coding sequence ATGATACAACAGCAGCTTTATTATCGATCCATGAATATTGAATATATTGATCCTGAACTAGCCATTCTTGAAACTATTTATGATTCTAGTCGGCAGACTAATGCTGTTAAGCAACGGGATATTGCCCAAAGTACTGGAACATCTCTAGGTATGACCAATGCAATTCTTAAAAGATTAACCCAAAAAGGCTGGATTACGATTAAAAAAATTAATAGTCGCAATATCCACTATGCTATTACTCCCGACGGAGTTAATGAAATTGCCCGTAGAAGCTATCGGTATTTTAAAAGAACCATTCGTAATATTGTTTTGTACCGAGATGGTTTAGACCTGGCAATTAACAAAGCAAAATGTCGGGGTTGTACAACCGTTGTTTTAATTGGCGTTAGTGATCTTGATTTTATTGTTGAGCATAGTTGTATGCGTCATGGTCTTACCTTTTTAAAGGTTATTGAATTAGAAACGGCTCAACCACTCTTATTGCACGATTATTTTATCATTTTTTCCGAATCCTATGAAAAACCATTAGATACTCATAATTCTAATCAGCTCTACCTTTTTTCATTACTTGCAAATCCAGGGGAGTCCTTTGAATAA
- a CDS encoding UDP-glucose dehydrogenase family protein → MAKIAVIGTGYVGLVSGACLADFGNHVTCVDNNTEKIEALKKGIIPIFEPGLDDVVARTVKAGRLVFTTDLASAVQHNDVAFIAVGTPPADDGSADLRYVEQVAREIARAMNKYTVVVDKSTVPVGTARKVMGWITEELGKRGGDAAHLSFDVVSNPEFLREGSAVQDFTHPDRVVIGAESERAREIMKDVYRALYLNETPYIETNLETAEMIKYASNAFLAVKITFINEVANLCEKVGANVQDVAKAMGRDGRIGAKFLHPGPGYGGSCFPKDTQAMARIGRDYGEPLSLVETTIMANERQKQRMVHKIEMGLGGPGSLKGKTIAILGLAFKPNTDDMRESPAITICEGLVQRGAQLRAFDPAAIKEAQWRLESIKNSIVYTNDEYEALQGSDALVILTEWNQFRNLDLDRVRSLLRAPYFFDLRNVYKRKEVEEKGFMYVAVGK, encoded by the coding sequence ATGGCAAAAATTGCAGTCATTGGCACTGGCTACGTAGGTCTCGTTTCCGGGGCCTGCCTAGCAGACTTTGGTAACCATGTTACCTGTGTAGATAATAATACAGAAAAAATCGAAGCCCTTAAAAAGGGTATTATACCAATATTTGAACCTGGTCTGGATGATGTGGTAGCGCGTACTGTAAAGGCTGGCCGCCTAGTTTTTACTACCGATCTGGCTTCAGCGGTTCAACACAATGATGTTGCATTTATCGCAGTAGGGACCCCTCCAGCAGATGATGGAAGTGCAGATCTTCGTTATGTTGAACAGGTAGCCCGTGAAATAGCTCGTGCTATGAATAAATACACTGTCGTGGTTGATAAAAGTACTGTCCCTGTTGGGACAGCTCGCAAAGTTATGGGATGGATTACTGAAGAACTGGGGAAAAGGGGTGGAGACGCAGCACACCTTAGCTTTGATGTGGTGTCTAATCCAGAATTCTTGCGGGAAGGTTCTGCGGTCCAGGATTTTACCCATCCAGACCGGGTAGTAATTGGCGCAGAAAGTGAACGGGCACGGGAAATAATGAAGGATGTGTATCGAGCCCTCTACCTTAATGAAACGCCATATATCGAAACTAATCTTGAAACCGCTGAAATGATTAAATATGCGAGTAACGCCTTCTTAGCAGTAAAAATCACCTTTATTAATGAGGTAGCTAACCTCTGCGAAAAGGTTGGTGCCAATGTACAGGATGTAGCTAAAGCTATGGGACGGGATGGCCGAATTGGCGCGAAGTTTTTACACCCAGGACCTGGTTATGGTGGATCCTGCTTTCCCAAGGACACCCAGGCGATGGCCCGGATCGGACGTGATTATGGTGAACCTTTAAGTCTTGTGGAAACCACCATAATGGCCAATGAACGGCAAAAACAGCGCATGGTACATAAAATAGAAATGGGCCTTGGTGGTCCAGGTTCGTTAAAAGGAAAAACTATTGCTATTTTGGGTCTTGCCTTTAAACCGAATACTGATGATATGCGAGAATCACCGGCCATTACCATCTGTGAAGGACTGGTACAACGGGGTGCTCAACTCCGGGCCTTTGATCCTGCGGCCATTAAGGAAGCTCAATGGCGGCTTGAGTCCATTAAAAACAGTATAGTGTATACCAATGATGAATATGAAGCTTTACAAGGATCTGATGCGCTCGTTATCCTAACCGAATGGAATCAGTTCCGTAATCTTGATTTAGACCGGGTTCGGAGCCTGCTTCGTGCGCCCTATTTTTTTGATCTTCGAAATGTCTATAAACGTAAAGAAGTTGAAGAAAAAGGATTTATGTATGTTGCCGTTGGGAAATAA
- a CDS encoding (2Fe-2S)-binding protein, with protein MTIPFILNGEDVVAQCSVDKRLVDILRDNFKLSGTRADCRSGICGACSVIFNGRIVPACLIPAFKVKGSEVITIEGFMQTIEYQDIVTGFHQSGWSPCQFCNTSVILGIEALLSQNLRPEPEYIQIAFSDIQCRCIDPHQLLFTIKTISGIRQRRIYGRSI; from the coding sequence ATGACGATTCCTTTTATTTTGAATGGAGAAGATGTGGTAGCCCAATGTTCAGTTGATAAACGTCTTGTCGATATACTAAGGGACAATTTTAAATTAAGTGGTACCAGGGCAGATTGCCGAAGCGGCATTTGCGGAGCCTGCTCGGTTATCTTTAATGGGCGCATCGTTCCTGCATGTCTTATTCCTGCTTTTAAGGTAAAAGGGAGCGAAGTGATAACCATAGAAGGTTTTATGCAAACGATTGAATATCAAGATATTGTTACCGGTTTTCATCAATCGGGATGGAGTCCCTGTCAATTTTGTAATACATCGGTTATCCTGGGTATTGAGGCCCTGCTTTCACAGAATCTGCGCCCCGAACCAGAATATATTCAAATAGCCTTTTCCGATATTCAATGCCGTTGTATTGATCCTCATCAATTATTATTCACGATTAAAACGATTTCTGGGATACGTCAAAGAAGGATCTATGGAAGATCAATATAA
- a CDS encoding 3-dehydroquinate synthase, with product MNNQIVHTFIFNDVTSTVILGFSLPDLERLCFGFSLSQCLFICDANTLHIVNSIRGSEKVQRCVLPSGEKAKNWQSIEQIIESAVRAGIGRDGLFIGVGGGVVTDLAAFAAAIYMRGIGIRLISTTVLGMVDASVGGKTGFDFLGIKNLVGAFYPAEEIYMPLSVLCSLPCTEWKSGFAEIIKTGIIADTSILTILHDHLIDFYNQEQKERYLNQDWFQELLYRCISSKGKIVESDPEERGTQRALLNLGHTYGHALEAVAGLGNVSHGEAIAWGLSRACDLGAKLGITPTQRKEQINSILRQFGYCTTPTYPTPNYNPEAIMQAMYSDKKKKDGQLRFIIPTEESATIRSISSNEIDIVVSTIL from the coding sequence TTGAATAATCAAATAGTACATACATTTATTTTTAACGATGTTACAAGTACTGTCATCTTAGGTTTTTCACTACCAGATCTTGAACGGCTCTGTTTTGGTTTTTCCTTGTCCCAATGTCTTTTTATTTGTGATGCAAACACCCTACATATTGTAAATTCTATACGTGGAAGTGAAAAAGTTCAACGTTGCGTCCTTCCAAGTGGAGAAAAGGCAAAAAACTGGCAATCAATTGAACAAATCATCGAAAGCGCTGTTCGGGCAGGTATTGGTAGAGATGGTCTTTTTATAGGTGTTGGTGGTGGTGTAGTAACGGATTTAGCAGCCTTTGCGGCTGCCATTTACATGCGGGGAATTGGGATCCGCCTTATTTCAACTACAGTCTTAGGTATGGTGGATGCTTCGGTCGGAGGAAAAACAGGTTTTGATTTTTTGGGAATTAAAAATCTTGTAGGCGCCTTTTATCCTGCGGAAGAAATTTATATGCCCCTTTCAGTTTTGTGTAGTTTACCCTGTACAGAATGGAAGTCCGGTTTTGCAGAAATTATAAAAACTGGTATTATTGCTGATACTTCTATCCTTACTATACTACACGACCACCTCATCGATTTTTACAATCAAGAGCAAAAAGAACGTTATTTAAACCAGGATTGGTTTCAAGAACTCCTTTATCGTTGTATTTCCTCAAAAGGAAAGATCGTAGAATCGGATCCAGAAGAACGAGGTACTCAACGGGCTCTGCTGAATCTTGGACATACCTATGGGCATGCGCTTGAAGCTGTTGCTGGACTTGGCAATGTTAGTCACGGTGAAGCCATCGCATGGGGATTGAGCAGAGCCTGTGATTTAGGAGCAAAATTAGGTATTACCCCAACACAACGTAAAGAACAAATAAACAGCATATTAAGACAGTTTGGATATTGTACAACACCCACTTATCCAACACCCAACTATAACCCTGAAGCAATAATGCAAGCAATGTATTCAGATAAAAAAAAGAAAGACGGACAGCTCCGTTTTATTATTCCGACAGAAGAAAGTGCAACAATACGATCTATCTCTTCTAATGAAATCGATATAGTGGTTTCTACAATACTATAA